A window of the Pseudomonas furukawaii genome harbors these coding sequences:
- the mscK gene encoding mechanosensitive channel MscK, producing MTATLRSLLAAALLGFCLSPNLSTAAPATPGVIAKPTAPADSKAASADTAQPSIEEQTLAFTSSQEQSKQDLAALKRQLADAPRLISEAQRELARLKSNPPVAVAQRYAKSPLPDLEKLLDERSTEQGELQKSLAEANSLIITSQTRPERAQAEISANQTRIQQINGLLKSGKDAGKAISDEQRGLLVAEQSALTAQTELRREELAGNSLLQDLGNAQRDLLMERIRRLEQVTLDLQSLINDMRRESSEQTVAQLNREAGEATPDSLVAKESAINLKMSDYLLRTTDRLNELTQRNLQTRQQLDNLSQADQALEEQISVLRGSLLLAKILYQQKQALPQLKLDNNLADEIADIRLYQFELNQQREKLSNSQDYVDSLLAQQPSEQVTPELRATLTDLVSTRGELLDRLGRELNNLLNESITLQLNQKQLQETSTALRKTLEEQMFWIPSNKPLDLNWLKSAPQQLERQLAEMPWGSGLVELGEGLVDRPWLFLPLLLVIGSLLWKRRYLYARLDALNQDVGHFRRDSQLHTPLALLITVLLALPVSLFLALCGFALQIDARGQNATLGAALMEMAQAWMVFYTLYRILAPGGIAELHFHWDRPQVAFLRGQIRRLGGIVMALVAIVTVAEHQPAALADDIIGVLVVLSCYALMALVLSNLLLAEPMREQTSPFRLLIGVAFTLLPLAFIVAVGFGYYYTSLKLTDRLINTLYLLILVLLVEAAFVRGLGVAARRLAYQRVLAKRQAQPKENAEGDEVVVEEPTLDIEQINQQSLRLIRLALLGVFIACLYLVWADLISVFAYLDQVTLYQYTSGTGAAATLVPISLLDVLGALIIAGITIALARNLPGLLEVLVLSRLRLAQGSAYATTTLLSYAIAGLGFVTALSTLGVSWDKLQWLVAALSVGIGFGMQAIFANFISGLILLFERPVRIGDLVTIGTVTGTVNRIRIRATHITDSDRKEVIVPNQTFLTSQLINWTLTDTVTRIVLVYNVNRGADLELVRKLLLQATQENSRVLRDPAPSVQLKTYGASTLEHELKIYVRELGDRGLATDELNRRIDQLFEEHGINTSSVPKMDITLSRKAMQPESAPNDDADAASRPDHGMTS from the coding sequence ATGACAGCCACCCTGCGATCCCTCCTTGCCGCCGCCCTGCTGGGGTTCTGCCTGTCCCCCAACCTGTCCACCGCTGCGCCCGCCACGCCCGGCGTGATCGCCAAGCCCACGGCGCCCGCGGACAGCAAGGCCGCGTCAGCCGACACCGCCCAGCCCTCGATCGAGGAGCAGACCCTGGCCTTCACCAGCAGCCAGGAGCAGAGCAAGCAGGACCTGGCCGCCCTCAAGCGGCAGCTGGCGGACGCTCCGCGCCTGATCAGCGAGGCCCAGCGCGAGCTGGCGCGACTGAAGTCCAACCCGCCGGTGGCGGTGGCCCAGCGCTATGCCAAGTCCCCCCTGCCGGACCTGGAGAAGCTGCTGGACGAGCGCAGCACCGAACAGGGGGAGCTGCAGAAGTCCCTGGCCGAGGCCAACAGCCTGATCATCACCTCCCAGACCCGCCCGGAGCGGGCCCAGGCCGAGATCAGCGCCAACCAGACCCGCATCCAGCAGATCAACGGCCTGCTCAAGAGCGGCAAGGACGCGGGCAAGGCCATCAGCGACGAACAGCGCGGCCTGCTGGTCGCCGAACAGTCCGCCCTGACCGCCCAGACCGAGCTGCGCCGCGAAGAGCTGGCCGGCAACAGCCTGCTGCAGGACCTGGGCAACGCCCAGCGCGACCTGTTGATGGAGCGCATCCGCCGGCTGGAGCAGGTGACCCTCGACCTGCAATCGCTGATCAACGACATGCGCCGGGAAAGCTCGGAGCAGACGGTGGCGCAGCTGAACCGGGAGGCCGGCGAGGCCACCCCCGACAGCCTGGTGGCCAAGGAAAGCGCCATCAACCTGAAGATGTCCGACTACCTGCTACGGACCACCGACCGGCTCAACGAGCTGACCCAGCGCAACCTGCAGACCCGCCAGCAACTGGACAACCTGAGTCAGGCCGACCAGGCGCTGGAAGAGCAGATCAGCGTACTGAGAGGCAGCCTGCTGCTGGCCAAGATCCTCTACCAGCAGAAGCAGGCCCTTCCGCAACTGAAGCTGGACAACAACCTGGCGGACGAAATCGCTGATATCCGCCTGTACCAGTTCGAGCTGAACCAGCAGCGGGAAAAACTGAGCAATTCCCAGGACTACGTCGACAGCCTGCTGGCCCAGCAGCCGTCGGAACAGGTGACCCCGGAGCTGCGCGCCACGCTGACGGACCTGGTCTCGACCCGGGGCGAACTCCTGGATCGCCTCGGCCGCGAACTGAACAACCTGCTCAACGAATCCATCACCCTGCAACTGAACCAGAAGCAGCTCCAGGAAACTTCGACCGCCCTGCGCAAGACGCTCGAAGAGCAGATGTTCTGGATCCCCAGCAACAAGCCGCTGGACCTGAACTGGCTGAAATCGGCGCCCCAGCAGTTGGAGCGCCAACTGGCGGAAATGCCCTGGGGCTCTGGCCTGGTCGAACTGGGCGAAGGCCTGGTGGACCGTCCCTGGCTGTTCCTGCCGCTGTTGCTGGTGATCGGCAGCCTGCTGTGGAAGCGCCGCTACCTCTACGCCCGCCTCGACGCCCTCAACCAGGACGTGGGGCACTTCAGGCGCGATAGCCAGCTGCATACGCCGCTGGCCCTGCTCATCACCGTGCTCCTGGCCCTGCCGGTCAGCCTGTTCCTGGCGCTGTGCGGCTTCGCCCTGCAGATCGACGCCCGGGGCCAGAATGCCACCCTGGGCGCCGCCCTGATGGAAATGGCCCAGGCCTGGATGGTGTTCTACACCCTCTACCGCATCCTCGCCCCCGGCGGCATCGCCGAACTGCACTTCCACTGGGACCGTCCGCAAGTGGCCTTCCTGCGTGGCCAGATCCGTCGCCTGGGCGGCATCGTCATGGCCCTGGTGGCCATCGTCACGGTCGCCGAGCACCAGCCTGCCGCACTGGCCGACGACATCATCGGCGTGCTCGTGGTGCTCAGTTGCTACGCCCTGATGGCCCTGGTGCTGAGCAACCTGCTGCTGGCCGAGCCGATGCGCGAGCAGACCTCGCCCTTCCGCCTGCTGATCGGCGTGGCCTTCACCCTGCTGCCCCTGGCCTTCATCGTCGCCGTGGGCTTCGGCTACTACTACACCTCCCTGAAGCTCACCGACCGGCTGATCAACACCCTCTACCTGCTGATCCTCGTGCTGCTGGTGGAGGCCGCGTTCGTCCGCGGCCTGGGCGTCGCGGCCCGACGCCTCGCCTATCAACGGGTGCTCGCCAAACGCCAGGCCCAGCCCAAGGAGAATGCCGAGGGCGACGAAGTGGTGGTGGAAGAGCCCACCCTGGATATCGAGCAGATCAACCAGCAGTCCCTGCGGCTGATCCGCCTGGCGCTGCTGGGCGTCTTCATCGCCTGCCTCTACCTGGTCTGGGCCGACCTGATCTCGGTGTTCGCCTACCTCGACCAGGTCACCCTGTACCAGTACACCAGCGGCACCGGCGCGGCCGCCACTCTGGTGCCCATCAGCCTGCTGGACGTCCTCGGGGCGCTGATCATCGCCGGCATCACCATCGCCCTGGCGCGCAACCTGCCGGGCCTGCTGGAAGTTCTGGTGCTGTCACGGCTCAGGCTCGCCCAAGGAAGCGCCTATGCCACCACCACCCTGCTCTCCTACGCCATCGCCGGCCTGGGCTTCGTCACCGCGCTGTCCACGCTCGGCGTCAGCTGGGACAAGCTGCAATGGCTGGTGGCCGCGCTCTCGGTGGGCATCGGCTTCGGCATGCAGGCGATCTTCGCCAACTTCATCTCCGGCCTGATCCTGCTGTTCGAGCGTCCCGTGCGCATCGGCGACCTGGTCACCATCGGCACCGTCACCGGCACGGTGAACCGGATCCGCATCCGCGCCACCCACATCACCGACAGCGACCGCAAGGAGGTGATAGTGCCCAACCAGACCTTCCTCACCAGCCAACTGATCAACTGGACCCTGACCGACACCGTCACCCGCATCGTGCTGGTCTACAACGTCAACCGGGGCGCCGACCTGGAACTGGTGCGCAAGCTGCTGCTGCAGGCCACCCAGGAGAACAGCCGCGTGTTGCGCGACCCGGCACCCAGCGTCCAGTTGAAGACCTACGGCGCCAGCACCCTGGAGCACGAGCTGAAGATCTACGTGCGGGAGCTGGGGGATCGCGGCCTGGCCACCGACGAACTGAACCGGCGTATCGACCAGTTGTTCGAGGAACATGGCATCAACACCTCCAGCGTGCCGAAGATGGACATCACCCTCAGCCGCAAGGCGATGCAGCCCGAGTCCGCGCCCAACGACGATGCCGACGCCGCTTCCCGGCCCGATCACGGCATGACAAGCTGA
- the selO gene encoding protein adenylyltransferase SelO: MKTLDTLTFDNRFARLGDAFSTEVLPEPLDEPRLVVASPAALALLDLDPTEAESTLFAELFSGHKLWSDAQPRAMVYSGHQFGAYNPRLGDGRGLLLGEVVNEAGEHWDLHLKGAGQTPYSRMGDGRAVLRSSIREFLASEHLHALGIPTSRALCVIGSSTPVYREKRETGAMVMRLAPSHVRFGHFEYFYYTRQHEQLKVLGEHVLACHFPDCLAAEKPWLAMFRTLVERNAELIARWQAYGFCHGVMNTDNMSILGITFDYGPYAFLDDFDANHICNHSDDSGRYSFSNQVPIAHWNLAALAQALTPFVEVDDLRECLGLFLPLYQAQWLDLMRRRLGFTQAEDGDEALVQALLKLMQGSAVDYTQFFRRLGDQEVDAALARLREDFIDLAGFDAWGAQYKARTAREGEDQDARRARMHGLNPCYILRNYLAQRAIEAAEQGDYEEVRRLHAVLSRPFDEQPGMEAYAERPPEWGRHLEISCSS; the protein is encoded by the coding sequence ATGAAGACCCTCGACACCCTTACTTTCGACAACCGCTTCGCCCGCCTGGGCGATGCCTTCTCCACCGAGGTGCTGCCCGAGCCCCTGGACGAACCGCGCCTGGTGGTGGCCAGCCCCGCCGCCCTGGCCCTGCTCGACCTGGACCCGACCGAGGCGGAGTCGACCCTGTTCGCCGAGCTGTTCTCCGGGCACAAGCTCTGGTCCGACGCCCAGCCCAGGGCCATGGTCTATTCCGGGCACCAGTTCGGCGCCTACAACCCACGCCTGGGGGATGGCCGCGGCCTGCTGCTGGGGGAGGTGGTGAACGAGGCCGGGGAGCACTGGGACCTGCACCTCAAGGGCGCCGGGCAGACCCCCTACTCGCGCATGGGCGACGGCCGCGCCGTGCTGCGCAGCTCCATCCGCGAGTTCCTCGCCAGCGAGCACCTGCACGCCCTGGGCATCCCCACCAGCCGCGCCCTCTGCGTCATCGGGTCGAGCACGCCGGTGTACCGCGAGAAGCGTGAAACCGGCGCCATGGTCATGCGTCTGGCCCCGAGCCATGTGCGCTTCGGCCATTTCGAATACTTCTACTACACCCGCCAGCATGAGCAGTTGAAGGTCCTTGGCGAACATGTGCTGGCCTGCCACTTCCCCGACTGCCTCGCCGCCGAGAAGCCCTGGCTGGCGATGTTCCGCACCCTGGTGGAACGCAACGCCGAGCTGATCGCCCGCTGGCAGGCCTATGGCTTCTGCCACGGCGTGATGAACACCGACAACATGTCGATCCTGGGCATCACCTTCGACTACGGCCCCTACGCCTTCCTCGATGATTTCGACGCCAACCACATCTGCAACCATTCCGACGACTCGGGTCGCTACAGCTTCAGCAACCAGGTGCCCATCGCCCACTGGAACCTGGCGGCCCTGGCCCAGGCACTGACCCCCTTCGTCGAGGTGGACGATCTCCGGGAATGCCTCGGTCTCTTCCTCCCGCTCTACCAGGCCCAGTGGCTGGACCTGATGCGCCGCCGCCTGGGCTTCACCCAGGCCGAGGATGGGGACGAGGCCCTGGTGCAGGCACTGCTGAAGCTGATGCAGGGCAGCGCGGTGGACTACACCCAGTTCTTCCGCCGCCTGGGCGACCAGGAAGTGGACGCGGCGCTGGCCCGGCTGCGTGAAGACTTCATCGACCTCGCCGGCTTCGATGCCTGGGGCGCCCAATACAAGGCCCGCACCGCTCGCGAAGGCGAGGACCAGGACGCCCGCCGGGCCCGCATGCATGGCCTGAACCCCTGCTACATCCTGCGCAATTACCTGGCCCAGCGTGCCATCGAGGCGGCGGAACAGGGCGACTACGAGGAGGTCCGCCGTCTCCACGCCGTGCTGTCACGCCCCTTCGACGAGCAGCCCGGCATGGAGGCCTATGCCGAACGCCCACCGGAATGGGGCAGGCACCTGGAAATCAGTTGCTCCTCGTAG
- a CDS encoding aspartate/glutamate racemase family protein, which produces MRMLGVLGGMSWESTLTYYQLLNRGVRDRLGGLHSASLLLHSVDFAPIAAQQKAGEWAAAGAVLAEAARGLQGAGATALLLATNTMHKVAEAIEAAVDIPLLHIGDAVGTALQAGGVTRAALLGTRFTMQEDFYRERLRQRFGIQVLTPDPEAMAEVDRVIFQELCLGRFLPEARDFYLAELERLKVRGAEAAILGCTEIGLLLEGCDAPLPLVDSGERHVALGLEWMLEEPTRSN; this is translated from the coding sequence ATGCGGATGCTGGGTGTATTGGGCGGCATGAGCTGGGAGTCCACCCTGACCTACTACCAACTGCTGAATCGCGGTGTGCGGGACCGCCTGGGTGGCCTGCACTCCGCGTCCCTGCTGCTGCATTCGGTGGACTTCGCGCCGATCGCCGCCCAGCAGAAGGCCGGCGAATGGGCGGCCGCCGGAGCGGTGCTGGCCGAGGCGGCCCGCGGTCTGCAGGGGGCCGGCGCCACGGCGCTGCTGCTGGCCACCAACACCATGCACAAGGTGGCCGAGGCCATCGAGGCTGCGGTAGACATTCCCCTGTTGCACATCGGAGACGCCGTAGGTACGGCGTTGCAGGCCGGCGGGGTGACGCGGGCGGCCTTGCTGGGGACGCGCTTCACCATGCAGGAAGACTTCTATCGCGAGCGCCTGCGGCAACGCTTCGGCATCCAGGTCCTCACTCCGGACCCCGAGGCCATGGCGGAAGTCGACCGGGTGATCTTCCAGGAGCTGTGCCTGGGCCGTTTCCTGCCGGAGGCGCGGGATTTCTACCTGGCTGAACTGGAGCGGCTGAAGGTGCGGGGCGCGGAGGCGGCGATCCTCGGTTGCACCGAAATCGGCCTGCTGCTGGAGGGCTGCGATGCGCCGCTGCCGCTGGTGGACAGCGGCGAGCGGCATGTGGCGCTGGGGTTGGAGTGGATGCTTGAGGAGCCTACGAGGAGCAACTGA
- a CDS encoding SLC13 family permease, whose product MPSWDAFPLFFVSALLVWVLYAFVREKWSPDVVVAIAVAALLAAQQLTPHDVLGVLSNSAPVTIACMFVLSAALERTGCIDALGNWLGDLVGDSPTRVLAGLMLTALIVSAFLNNTPVVAILTPVAIALAKRASSSPSKLLIPLSYATVLGGMLTMIGTSTNILVDGVARKAGLEPFGMFEITPAALAFCAVGFIYLMLFSRRLLPDRETLSKQLRPDLGRTFMSELLVPRDSPVIGRTIGEANLNGGSGLKVLKIFRDEEEITEPGHDTVLASGDLLVLHGQVKDVVDLRESNKLSFNRGEAFETVSSHDVIVAEAIVGRNSRYSHRPMRDLDLTARYGIAVLAVHRQDENVQGNLDDFQLQFGDVMLVEGTPAQIKRFADNGDLISLNAVQERAYRRDKAPIAILATLAVVILSAFSFMPIEGLAIIACATVLATRCLDVEDAYKAVDWKVLSLIFGMLAISIAMDRVGLIDLVVDKTMAAIPNASPLLMLGFVYLLTTILTEILSNNAVAVLVTPIAIGIAQSLGLDPRPFVVAVMFAASVSFATPIGYQTNTFVYNAGGYRFSDFMRIGIPLNILMVGVAMLVIPRIWPLQ is encoded by the coding sequence ATGCCGTCCTGGGACGCTTTCCCGCTCTTCTTCGTGTCTGCCCTGCTGGTCTGGGTTCTCTACGCCTTCGTGCGTGAGAAGTGGAGCCCGGATGTGGTGGTGGCCATTGCCGTCGCCGCGCTGCTGGCCGCCCAGCAGCTGACGCCCCATGACGTGCTCGGCGTGCTGTCCAACTCGGCACCCGTCACCATCGCCTGCATGTTCGTGCTTTCCGCCGCCCTGGAGCGTACCGGCTGCATCGATGCACTGGGCAACTGGCTGGGTGACCTGGTGGGTGACAGCCCGACGCGCGTGCTGGCCGGCCTGATGCTGACCGCGCTGATCGTGTCCGCCTTCCTCAACAACACGCCGGTGGTCGCCATCCTCACGCCGGTGGCCATCGCCCTGGCCAAGCGCGCCAGCAGCTCTCCCTCCAAACTGCTCATCCCGCTGTCCTACGCCACCGTGCTGGGCGGCATGCTGACCATGATCGGCACCTCCACCAACATCCTGGTGGATGGCGTGGCCCGCAAGGCCGGACTCGAGCCTTTCGGCATGTTCGAGATCACCCCGGCCGCCCTCGCCTTCTGCGCCGTCGGCTTCATCTACCTGATGCTCTTCAGCCGTCGCCTCCTGCCGGATCGCGAGACCCTCTCCAAGCAACTGCGTCCGGACCTCGGCCGTACCTTCATGAGCGAGTTGCTGGTACCCCGTGACTCCCCGGTGATCGGTCGCACCATCGGTGAAGCCAACCTGAACGGGGGCAGCGGCCTGAAAGTCCTGAAGATCTTCCGCGACGAGGAGGAAATCACCGAGCCCGGCCACGACACCGTGCTCGCCTCGGGCGACCTGCTGGTGCTCCACGGCCAGGTCAAGGACGTGGTGGACCTGCGGGAAAGCAACAAGCTCAGCTTCAACCGGGGCGAGGCCTTCGAGACCGTCAGCAGCCATGACGTGATAGTCGCCGAGGCCATCGTCGGCCGGAACTCACGCTACAGCCACCGCCCCATGCGCGACCTGGACCTCACCGCGCGATACGGCATCGCCGTGCTCGCCGTGCATCGACAGGACGAGAACGTGCAGGGCAACCTGGACGACTTCCAGCTGCAGTTCGGCGACGTGATGCTGGTGGAGGGCACCCCGGCCCAGATCAAGCGTTTCGCCGACAACGGCGACCTGATCAGCCTCAACGCCGTCCAGGAACGCGCCTATCGCCGGGACAAGGCCCCCATCGCCATCCTCGCCACTCTGGCAGTGGTCATCCTCTCGGCATTCAGCTTCATGCCCATCGAAGGACTGGCGATAATCGCTTGCGCGACGGTTCTGGCCACGCGCTGCCTGGATGTGGAAGACGCCTACAAGGCGGTGGACTGGAAGGTGCTCAGCCTGATCTTCGGCATGCTCGCCATCAGCATCGCCATGGACAGGGTCGGCCTGATCGACCTGGTGGTGGACAAGACCATGGCGGCGATTCCCAACGCCAGCCCCCTGCTGATGCTGGGCTTCGTGTACCTGCTGACCACCATCCTCACCGAGATCCTCTCCAACAATGCCGTGGCGGTCCTGGTGACACCCATCGCCATCGGCATCGCCCAGAGCCTCGGCCTCGATCCGCGCCCCTTCGTGGTGGCCGTGATGTTCGCCGCCAGCGTCAGCTTCGCCACCCCGATCGGCTACCAGACCAATACCTTCGTCTACAACGCCGGCGGTTATCGCTTCAGCGACTTCATGCGCATCGGCATCCCGCTGAACATCCTGATGGTGGGCGTGGCGATGCTGGTCATCCCGCGGATCTGGCCGCTGCAATGA
- the trxC gene encoding thioredoxin TrxC, protein MTDPLLVPCAQCAGLNRIPAARLGDSPRCGHCKSAVLPAVPFDLDETTFARQLRGDLPLLVDVWADWCGPCKAFAPVYQQAAAKLQGRCRLGKLDSEANRQLAGQLGIRSIPTLILFRNGQEVARQSGALPLPQLLAWLGTQGV, encoded by the coding sequence ATGACCGATCCCCTGCTCGTACCCTGCGCCCAATGCGCCGGCCTCAATCGCATTCCCGCCGCGCGGCTGGGCGACTCGCCCCGCTGCGGTCACTGCAAATCCGCCGTATTGCCCGCTGTGCCCTTCGACCTCGACGAAACCACCTTCGCCCGGCAACTGCGCGGCGACCTGCCGCTGCTGGTGGATGTCTGGGCCGACTGGTGCGGCCCCTGCAAGGCTTTCGCCCCCGTCTACCAGCAAGCGGCTGCCAAGCTCCAGGGACGCTGCCGGCTGGGCAAGCTGGACAGTGAAGCCAATCGGCAACTGGCCGGGCAGCTGGGCATCCGCTCCATCCCGACCCTCATCCTGTTCAGGAATGGCCAGGAGGTGGCGCGCCAGAGCGGCGCCCTGCCCCTGCCGCAGTTGCTGGCCTGGCTGGGCACCCAGGGCGTCTGA
- a CDS encoding PaaI family thioesterase, with the protein MPLPIELVRQLTEEQIAFVKRSGLKAEILEPGHVRLRMPFEGNQNHIGTLYAGALFTLAEVPGGALFLTSFDARRFYPIVKELNLRFRRPARGDISVDARLGSDEIQRIRQEAEDRGKADYWLELQLIDASGEVVAESRGLYQLRAH; encoded by the coding sequence ATGCCCTTGCCCATCGAACTGGTTCGCCAGCTGACCGAGGAACAGATCGCCTTCGTCAAACGCAGCGGCCTCAAGGCCGAGATACTGGAGCCCGGCCATGTGCGCCTGCGCATGCCTTTCGAGGGCAACCAGAACCATATCGGCACCCTCTATGCCGGCGCCCTCTTCACCCTGGCCGAGGTTCCCGGGGGCGCGCTCTTCCTCACCAGTTTCGATGCCCGCCGCTTCTACCCCATCGTCAAGGAACTCAACCTGCGCTTCCGCCGCCCCGCCAGGGGCGATATCAGCGTGGACGCCCGCCTTGGCAGCGACGAGATCCAGCGCATCCGACAGGAGGCGGAGGACAGGGGCAAGGCCGACTACTGGCTGGAACTGCAACTGATCGACGCGAGTGGCGAGGTGGTGGCGGAAAGTCGTGGGCTCTACCAGTTGCGGGCCCATTGA
- a CDS encoding universal stress protein codes for MIEHILVAHDLSHEADVALRRAVQLARQHRARLSLLHVLEDHLPNAVQGSLRDATQRHFAERLEQLGATDCQVLLRKGRPAQQILEEMADSQADLLVIGRHHHNAPELFIGTTLERVARHLNSPLLLVVGDAPEQPYQHAAVTLDFSLCACDALRTACILLPEGARMTALNVMELGGRLLSKGGNSEEFLTTQRELLGKLLEDELGSLEGPVPSVALDVIRGALPKAMDDAIGTHRPQLLAVGSHGRSLITQALLGSLALRYLQNPPCDLLLVK; via the coding sequence ATGATCGAACACATCCTGGTCGCCCACGACCTCAGCCATGAGGCCGACGTCGCGCTGCGCCGCGCCGTGCAACTCGCCCGCCAGCATCGCGCGCGGCTGTCGCTGCTGCATGTCCTGGAGGACCACCTGCCCAATGCCGTGCAAGGCAGCCTGCGGGACGCCACCCAGCGGCACTTCGCCGAACGGCTGGAACAGCTGGGGGCGACGGATTGCCAGGTGCTCCTGCGCAAGGGGCGCCCGGCACAGCAGATTCTCGAGGAAATGGCGGACAGCCAGGCCGATCTGCTGGTCATCGGCCGGCACCACCACAACGCACCGGAACTGTTCATCGGCACCACCCTGGAGCGGGTCGCCCGGCACCTGAATTCGCCCCTGCTGCTGGTGGTGGGCGATGCCCCCGAACAGCCCTACCAGCATGCCGCCGTCACGCTGGACTTTTCCCTGTGCGCCTGTGACGCACTGCGCACAGCCTGCATCCTGCTGCCGGAAGGCGCGCGCATGACGGCGCTTAACGTGATGGAACTGGGTGGACGGCTGCTCTCGAAAGGCGGCAACTCCGAGGAGTTCCTCACAACCCAGCGAGAACTGCTGGGCAAGCTGCTGGAAGACGAGCTGGGCAGCCTGGAAGGACCCGTGCCAAGCGTGGCGCTTGACGTGATCAGGGGGGCCCTGCCCAAAGCCATGGATGACGCCATCGGCACCCACCGGCCACAGTTGCTGGCCGTCGGCAGCCACGGTCGGAGCCTGATCACCCAGGCCCTGCTGGGCAGCCTGGCGTTGCGCTACCTGCAGAATCCCCCCTGCGACCTGCTGCTGGTGAAATGA
- a CDS encoding ParA family protein → MRRVVFNQKGGVGKSSIACNLAAVSASQGYRTLLIDLDAQANSTHYLTGLTGEDIPVGIADFFKQTLSPTAFRKGKVDIYETPFDNLHVVTATAELADLQPKLEAKHKINKLRKLLEDLAEDYDRIYLDTPPALNFYTVSALIAADRCLIPFDCDSFSRNALYGLLAEIEELKEDHNEGLEVEGIVVNQFQPRASLPQQLLDELVEEGLPVLPVNLMMSVKMRESHQACKPLIYLEPRHKLTQQFVELHDLLES, encoded by the coding sequence ATGCGGCGAGTGGTGTTCAATCAGAAAGGTGGAGTGGGCAAGTCCAGCATTGCCTGCAACCTGGCTGCGGTGAGTGCATCCCAGGGGTACCGCACCCTGCTGATCGACCTGGATGCCCAGGCCAATTCCACCCATTACCTCACTGGGCTCACCGGCGAGGACATACCGGTCGGGATCGCCGATTTCTTCAAGCAGACCCTGTCGCCCACCGCCTTCCGCAAGGGCAAGGTGGACATCTACGAGACGCCTTTCGACAACCTGCACGTGGTGACCGCCACGGCGGAATTGGCCGACCTGCAGCCCAAGCTGGAGGCCAAGCACAAGATCAACAAGCTGCGGAAACTGCTGGAAGACCTGGCCGAGGACTATGACAGGATCTACCTGGATACGCCGCCAGCCCTCAACTTCTACACGGTTTCCGCACTGATCGCCGCCGATCGCTGCCTGATACCCTTCGATTGCGACAGCTTCTCCCGCAATGCCCTGTACGGCCTGCTGGCGGAGATCGAGGAGCTGAAGGAGGACCACAACGAAGGACTCGAAGTGGAAGGCATAGTGGTCAATCAGTTCCAGCCCCGCGCGTCGCTGCCCCAGCAGCTGCTGGACGAACTGGTTGAGGAGGGGCTGCCGGTGCTGCCCGTGAACCTGATGATGTCGGTGAAGATGCGCGAATCCCACCAGGCCTGCAAACCCCTGATCTACCTGGAACCCCGTCACAAGCTCACCCAGCAGTTCGTCGAGCTGCACGACCTTTTGGAAAGCTGA
- the hemE gene encoding uroporphyrinogen decarboxylase: MTALKNDRFLRALLKQPVDVTPVWMMRQAGRYLPEYRATRAKAGDFMSLCMNPELACEVTLQPLDRYPQLDAAILFSDILTIPDAMGQGLFFETGEGPRFRKVVSSQADIDALPIPDADKDLGYVMDAVRTIRRELNGRVPLIGFSGSPWTLATYMVEGGSSRDFRKSKAMLYNDPQAMHALLDKLAQSVTAYLNGQIRAGAQAVQIFDSWGGALSAAAYQEFSLAYMRKIVDGLIREHDGRRVPVILFTKGGGLWLESMADTGAEALGLDWTCDIGSARARVGDKVALQGNMDPSVLYASPAAIRAEVDRILAAYGPGSGHVFNLGHGITPEVDPAHAGAFFEAVHELSAQYHV; the protein is encoded by the coding sequence ATGACCGCCCTGAAGAACGACCGTTTCCTTCGTGCCCTGCTCAAGCAGCCCGTCGATGTCACGCCCGTCTGGATGATGCGCCAGGCCGGTCGCTACCTGCCCGAGTACCGTGCCACCCGCGCCAAGGCCGGTGACTTCATGAGCCTGTGCATGAACCCGGAGCTGGCCTGCGAGGTCACCCTGCAGCCGCTGGATCGCTATCCGCAGCTGGACGCGGCGATCCTCTTCTCCGACATCCTCACCATCCCCGACGCCATGGGGCAGGGCCTGTTCTTCGAGACCGGCGAGGGGCCGCGCTTCAGGAAGGTGGTCAGCAGCCAGGCCGATATCGACGCCCTGCCGATCCCTGATGCGGATAAGGACCTGGGCTATGTGATGGACGCCGTGCGGACCATCCGTCGCGAGCTGAATGGTCGCGTACCGCTGATCGGCTTCTCCGGCAGTCCCTGGACCCTGGCCACCTACATGGTCGAGGGCGGTTCCAGCCGCGACTTCCGCAAGTCCAAGGCCATGCTCTACAACGACCCCCAGGCCATGCATGCCCTGCTGGACAAGCTGGCCCAGTCGGTCACCGCCTACCTCAACGGCCAGATCCGCGCCGGCGCCCAGGCCGTGCAGATCTTCGACTCCTGGGGCGGCGCGCTCTCCGCTGCGGCCTACCAGGAGTTCTCCCTGGCCTACATGCGGAAGATCGTCGACGGCCTGATCCGCGAGCACGACGGCCGTCGCGTGCCGGTCATCCTCTTCACCAAGGGCGGCGGCCTCTGGCTGGAGTCCATGGCCGACACCGGCGCCGAGGCCCTGGGCCTGGACTGGACCTGCGACATCGGCAGCGCCCGCGCCCGCGTCGGCGACAAGGTCGCCCTGCAGGGCAACATGGACCCCTCGGTGCTCTACGCCAGCCCGGCCGCGATCCGTGCCGAGGTGGACCGTATCCTCGCCGCCTACGGCCCAGGCTCCGGCCATGTGTTCAACCTGGGCCACGGCATCACCCCGGAAGTGGACCCGGCCCATGCCGGCGCCTTCTTCGAGGCGGTGCACGAGCTGTCGGCGCAGTATCACGTCTGA